In a single window of the Canis lupus familiaris isolate Mischka breed German Shepherd chromosome 2, alternate assembly UU_Cfam_GSD_1.0, whole genome shotgun sequence genome:
- the ZDHHC18 gene encoding palmitoyltransferase ZDHHC18 — protein sequence MKDCEYQQISPGAAPPPASPGARRPGPAAPPGPGPGPPPPAAAPRWSSSGSGSGSLGRRPRRKWEVFPGRNRFYCGGRLMLAGHGGVFALTLLLILTTTVLFFVFDCPFLARQLTLAIPIIAAILFFFVMSCLLQTSFTDPGILPRATVCEAAALEKQIDNTGSSTYRPPPRTREVMINGQMVKLKYCFTCKMFRPPRTSHCSVCDNCVERFDHHCPWVGNCVGRRNYRFFYAFILSLSFLTAFIFACVVTHLTLRSQGSNFLSTLKETPASVLELVICFFSIWSILGLSGFHTYLVASNLTTNEDIKGSWSSKRGGEASVNPYSHKSVITNCCAVLCGPLPPSLIDRRGFVQADTVLPSPIRSDEPACGAKPDASMVGGHP from the exons ATGAAGGACTGCGAGTACCAGCAGATcagccccggggccgccccgccgcccgcctcccctgGGGCGCGCCGtcccggccccgccgcgccccccggcccgggccccgggcccccgccgcccgccgccgcgccgcgctGGAGCAGCAGTGGCAGCGGCAGCGGGAGCCTCGGCCGCCGCCCGCGGCGCAAGTGGGAGGTGTTCCCGGGCCGCAACCGCTTCTACTGCGGCGGCCGCCTCATGCTGGCCGGCCACGGCGGCGTCTTCGCACTCACGTTGCTGCTCATCCTCACCACCACCGTCCTCTTCTTCGTCTTCGA ctgtccCTTCCTGGCCCGCCAGCTGACTCTCGCCATCCCCATCATCGCTGCCATCCTCTTCTTCTTCGTCATGAGCTGCCTGCTGCAGACAAGTTTCACcgaccctgggatcctgccccgGGCCACCGTCTGTGAGGCAGCCGCCCTGGAGAAGCAGATCG aTAACACAGGCAGTTCCACATACCGGCCACCCCCTCGGACCCGGGAGGTGATGATCAACGGGCAGATGGTCAAGTTGAAGTACTGTTTCACTTGCAAGATGTTTCGACCACCCCGGACCTCACACTGCAGTGTCTGTGACAATTGTGTGG AACGGTTTGATCATCACTGTCCCTGGGTGGGCAACTGTGTGGGGAGACGGAACTACCGCTTCTTCTATGCgtttattctctccctctcattcctGACGGCCTTCATCTTCGCATGTGTGGTCACCCACCTGACGCTGC GCTCTCAGGGAAGCAACTTCCTCTCCACTCTGAAGGAGACACCAGCAAG TGTGCTGGAGTTGGTGATCTGCTTCTTCTCCATCTGGTCCATCCTGGGCCTCTCAGGGTTTCATACTTACCTCGTCGCCTCCAACCTGACAACTAACGAAGAT ATCAAAGGCTCGTGGTCCAGCAAGAGGGGCGGTGAGGCCTCCGTCAATCCCTACAGCCATAAAAGTGTTATCACCAACTGCTGTGCTGTGCTCTGCGGCCCCCTACCTCCCAG CCTGATCGACCGAAGGGGATTTGTGCAGGCCGACACCGTATTGCCCTCACCCATCAGAAGCGATGAGCCAGCCTGTGGAGCCAAGCCCGACGCCAGCATGGTAGGAGGCCACCCCTGA